A single window of Selenomonas sputigena DNA harbors:
- the lpxD gene encoding UDP-3-O-(3-hydroxymyristoyl)glucosamine N-acyltransferase — protein sequence MTMKKTLGEIARFLEGRLAGDESIVVTGATNIEAAGRTEITFAAPPHIEEAKASRAAAVLLPEDVQDFPLPAVHVKEPRAAFAKLLGLFTPPLQIPAGISPQAFVAKTAEVEEGASILPFAVVDEHAKIAAGAVIYPHVYVGQYAEIGEKSVLYASVTVRERCRIGKCCVLHANSVVGSDGFGFTTSGGVHTKVPQVGNVVLEDDVEIGSHVGIDRATTGSTVIGRGTKIDNLVHIGHNCKIGEGNLIVAQTGISGSTTTGPNVTFGGQVGTVGHIHIGGNSVYAARSGIIGDMPEGVFCAGFPVQSHQEWLRMQAAMKRLPDLVKKVKQLEKALKERDAKA from the coding sequence ATGACGATGAAAAAGACGTTGGGGGAAATCGCCCGCTTCTTGGAAGGCCGGCTTGCAGGCGATGAAAGCATCGTCGTCACGGGCGCGACGAACATCGAGGCGGCGGGCAGGACGGAGATCACCTTTGCCGCCCCGCCCCATATCGAGGAGGCCAAGGCGTCGCGGGCGGCCGCCGTCCTCCTGCCCGAAGATGTGCAGGACTTTCCTCTGCCCGCCGTCCATGTGAAGGAGCCGCGTGCCGCCTTCGCGAAGCTTTTGGGGCTTTTCACGCCGCCGCTGCAGATTCCCGCGGGCATCAGCCCGCAGGCTTTCGTGGCGAAGACCGCCGAGGTGGAAGAGGGCGCCTCGATTCTTCCTTTTGCCGTCGTCGACGAGCACGCGAAGATCGCTGCGGGCGCCGTCATTTACCCGCACGTCTACGTCGGGCAGTACGCTGAAATCGGTGAAAAGAGCGTCCTCTACGCGAGCGTCACAGTGCGCGAGCGCTGCCGCATCGGCAAGTGCTGCGTGCTTCACGCAAACTCGGTCGTCGGCTCCGACGGCTTCGGCTTCACGACGTCGGGCGGCGTTCACACGAAGGTGCCGCAGGTCGGCAATGTTGTCCTCGAAGATGACGTCGAGATCGGCTCGCATGTCGGCATCGATCGCGCTACGACGGGATCGACCGTCATCGGACGCGGCACGAAGATCGACAATCTCGTCCACATCGGGCATAACTGCAAGATCGGCGAAGGAAATCTCATCGTCGCGCAGACGGGCATTTCCGGCTCGACGACGACAGGGCCGAATGTGACCTTCGGCGGGCAGGTCGGCACGGTCGGGCACATCCACATCGGCGGAAATTCCGTCTATGCAGCGCGTTCAGGCATCATCGGCGATATGCCCGAGGGCGTGTTCTGCGCGGGATTCCCTGTGCAGAGCCATCAGGAATGGCTGCGCATGCAGGCTGCTATGAAGCGTCTGCCCGATCTCGTCAAGAAGGTCAAGCAGCTGGAAAAGGCGCTCAAAGAGAGGGACGCGAAGGCATGA